The Nitrospirota bacterium genome includes a window with the following:
- the groL gene encoding chaperonin GroEL (60 kDa chaperone family; promotes refolding of misfolded polypeptides especially under stressful conditions; forms two stacked rings of heptamers to form a barrel-shaped 14mer; ends can be capped by GroES; misfolded proteins enter the barrel where they are refolded when GroES binds), with protein sequence MAKQIQFSDEARASILRGVNQLADAVKATLGPKGRNALLDRKFGAPTITKDGVTVAKEIELKDPWENMGAQLVKEVASKTSDVAGDGTTTATVLAQAIFREGVKNVSAGANSMEIKRGIDKAVELVIDEIKKMSKPCQDRSEIAQIGTISANNDNTIGDLIAEAMEKVGKDGVITVEEAKTMATSLDVVEGMQFDRGYISPYFVTDAERMEAILEDVFILIYEKKISSMKDLLPVLEQIAKMGRPLLIISEDVEGEALATLVVNKLRGTLNVSAVKAPGFGDRRKAMLEDISILTGGQVISEDLGLKLENVKISDLGRAKRITIDKDNTTIVEGAGAHDKIQGRVKQIKAQVEETTSDYDREKLQERLAKMVGGVAVINVGASTETEMKEKKARVEDALHATKAAVEEGIVPGGGVALLRALSCLDKVKMNGDQQIGIDIIKRALEEPIRQIANNAGLEGSVVVERVKREKGTAGFDAAKEEYVDMLKAGIIDPTKVTRIALLHAASVASLMLTTEVMITELPEDKKEMPPMPGGGGMGGMY encoded by the coding sequence ATGGCAAAACAAATACAATTTAGTGATGAGGCAAGGGCCTCTATCCTGAGGGGGGTTAATCAGCTTGCTGATGCAGTAAAGGCAACCCTCGGACCGAAGGGGCGTAATGCCTTACTCGATAGAAAATTTGGAGCCCCAACCATTACTAAAGATGGTGTTACAGTGGCAAAAGAGATCGAACTGAAAGATCCATGGGAGAACATGGGGGCACAGTTAGTAAAAGAGGTGGCAAGTAAGACAAGTGATGTTGCCGGTGACGGCACAACAACTGCAACTGTCCTTGCCCAGGCAATCTTCAGGGAAGGTGTAAAGAATGTCTCTGCAGGTGCAAACTCAATGGAGATCAAAAGGGGTATTGATAAGGCGGTTGAGCTTGTTATTGATGAGATCAAGAAGATGAGCAAGCCATGTCAGGACCGCTCTGAGATTGCCCAGATTGGGACAATATCTGCAAATAATGACAATACCATTGGAGACCTTATTGCAGAGGCGATGGAGAAGGTCGGAAAAGACGGCGTCATAACTGTAGAAGAGGCAAAGACTATGGCAACATCCCTTGATGTTGTTGAAGGTATGCAGTTTGACCGCGGTTACATTTCACCATATTTTGTAACAGATGCCGAAAGGATGGAGGCTATCCTTGAGGATGTATTCATCCTTATATACGAAAAGAAGATCAGCTCCATGAAAGACCTTCTTCCTGTATTAGAGCAGATTGCAAAGATGGGAAGGCCGCTTCTAATTATCTCTGAGGATGTTGAAGGAGAGGCCCTTGCAACATTAGTTGTGAATAAGCTCAGAGGTACTTTGAATGTTTCCGCTGTAAAGGCACCTGGTTTTGGAGACAGGAGAAAGGCAATGTTAGAGGATATCTCTATTCTAACCGGCGGACAGGTTATTTCTGAGGATTTAGGTCTCAAACTTGAGAACGTGAAGATTTCTGACCTGGGCCGTGCGAAGCGCATAACAATTGACAAGGACAACACAACAATTGTTGAAGGTGCAGGTGCACATGATAAGATACAGGGTCGTGTGAAGCAGATAAAGGCTCAGGTTGAAGAGACTACCTCTGATTATGACAGGGAAAAACTCCAGGAAAGGCTTGCAAAGATGGTAGGCGGAGTTGCTGTTATAAACGTAGGTGCATCAACTGAGACAGAGATGAAAGAAAAGAAGGCAAGGGTTGAAGATGCACTTCATGCCACAAAGGCGGCTGTTGAAGAGGGTATTGTACCGGGCGGCGGAGTTGCCTTACTCCGTGCGTTATCATGCCTTGATAAAGTTAAGATGAATGGAGATCAGCAGATCGGTATTGATATTATAAAGAGGGCGCTTGAAGAGCCTATCAGACAGATCGCAAACAATGCAGGTCTTGAAGGTTCAGTAGTTGTTGAGCGTGTAAAACGCGAAAAGGGTACTGCCGGATTTGATGCGGCAAAGGAAGAGTATGTTGATATGTTAAAGGCCGGTATCATTGACCCTACAAAGGTTACAAGGATCGCCCTTCTTCATGCAGCATCAGTGGCCTCACTTATGCTGACAACAGAGGTTATGATAACTGAACTTCCTGAAGATAAGAAGGAAATGCCTCCAATGCCGGGCGGCGGAGGAATGGGCGGAATGTATTAA
- the groES gene encoding co-chaperone GroES has translation MGQAVTSTKFRPLKERVFVSFAEESDKTAGGIYLPDTAKEKPQKGKVEAVGSEVKEVKVGDTVLFDKYSGSKINIDGNDFLILKEEDILGILGS, from the coding sequence ATGGGACAAGCCGTTACATCTACTAAGTTTAGACCTTTAAAAGAGAGGGTATTCGTTAGTTTTGCTGAAGAGTCTGATAAGACTGCAGGCGGAATTTATTTACCTGACACTGCAAAGGAAAAACCGCAGAAGGGAAAGGTTGAGGCAGTCGGGAGTGAAGTAAAAGAGGTTAAAGTAGGAGACACTGTACTCTTTGATAAGTATTCCGGTTCTAAGATTAATATAGACGGGAATGATTTTCTGATTCTAAAAGAAGAGGACATCCTCGGCATTCTTGGAAGTTAG
- the rplQ gene encoding 50S ribosomal protein L17, with translation MRHKKAGKQLGRDTKHRLSLFRNLVTSLLEHGKIETTVTKAKMVKPIAEKIITKGKSGTLHDRRLVLAYVKSETVVTKLFDSIAPRLLDRAGGYFRIIRTRRRLGDSAPMAIVELVDAGTKETK, from the coding sequence ATGAGACACAAAAAAGCAGGTAAACAATTAGGAAGAGACACTAAGCACAGGTTGTCTTTATTTAGAAATCTGGTCACATCCCTCCTTGAACATGGAAAGATTGAGACTACTGTAACAAAGGCGAAAATGGTTAAGCCTATTGCAGAGAAGATCATAACCAAAGGGAAAAGCGGGACTCTTCATGACAGGAGACTTGTCCTTGCTTATGTGAAGAGTGAAACTGTCGTGACCAAATTATTTGATAGTATTGCTCCGAGGCTTCTGGACAGGGCAGGAGGATATTTCAGGATAATACGCACAAGAAGAAGACTCGGTGATTCTGCTCCTATGGCAATAGTTGAATTAGTTGACGCCGGTACGAAAGAGACCAAATAA
- a CDS encoding DNA-directed RNA polymerase subunit alpha, with protein sequence MIVKTKDFQIPKKLEFDESTITNTYGRFVAEPFERGFGATIGNSIRRILISSIVGAAVTSIKIEGVPHEFSTIPGVKEDVTDIILNIKTLRVKLYSEKPKTIYIQKKGPCTVLGKDIIHDADVDILSPDLLIATLEKDAKLEIEMAVKLGRGYVVAENNKEDGMPIGVIPIDSIFSPVQRVNFRVENTRVGGQTDYDRLILDVWTDGSIKPDDAVSQAARILKDHMAIFITTEECEEYDEEEDDDDDVEIIVTDPSEIAVKSAEEINKNLLKSVEELELSVRSANCLKNARIFTISDLVQKTEADMLDTKNFGRKSLNEIKLLLHSMGLTFGMKIDELNKNDEG encoded by the coding sequence ATGATAGTAAAGACGAAAGATTTTCAGATTCCAAAGAAGTTAGAGTTTGATGAGTCAACAATTACTAATACTTATGGCAGATTTGTTGCTGAACCTTTTGAACGGGGATTCGGGGCAACAATCGGGAACTCTATAAGGAGAATACTCATTTCATCTATTGTCGGGGCTGCCGTCACATCTATAAAGATTGAAGGGGTACCTCACGAGTTTTCTACAATTCCTGGAGTTAAGGAAGATGTAACAGACATAATACTTAATATAAAAACATTAAGGGTAAAATTATATTCTGAAAAACCCAAGACTATTTATATTCAGAAGAAGGGACCGTGCACTGTTCTCGGCAAGGATATTATTCATGATGCAGATGTAGATATCTTAAGCCCTGACCTTCTAATTGCTACTCTTGAAAAAGATGCAAAACTTGAGATTGAGATGGCAGTAAAACTGGGGAGAGGGTATGTTGTAGCTGAGAATAATAAGGAAGATGGTATGCCTATAGGAGTGATTCCGATAGACTCAATATTCTCTCCTGTTCAGAGGGTAAATTTTCGCGTTGAAAACACACGTGTCGGAGGTCAGACGGACTATGACCGACTTATTCTGGATGTATGGACGGACGGCAGTATAAAACCTGATGATGCGGTATCTCAGGCTGCAAGAATTTTGAAAGACCACATGGCGATATTTATCACAACTGAAGAGTGTGAAGAATATGATGAAGAAGAGGATGACGATGATGATGTAGAGATTATTGTTACTGACCCCTCAGAAATAGCAGTAAAGAGCGCTGAAGAGATAAATAAAAATCTTCTTAAAAGTGTAGAAGAGCTTGAGCTTTCTGTACGTTCTGCCAATTGTCTTAAAAATGCCAGGATATTTACTATATCAGACCTTGTTCAAAAGACAGAGGCTGATATGCTTGACACAAAGAATTTTGGAAGGAAGTCCCTTAATGAAATAAAGCTGTTGTTACACAGCATGGGATTAACCTTTGGGATGAAGATAGATGAATTAAACAAAAATGATGAAGGGTAA
- the rpsD gene encoding 30S ribosomal protein S4, which translates to MARYTGPVCRLCRRDGIKLFLKGTRCLTEKCAFDRRGYPPGQHGQSGKGGKPTDYSIQLREKQKVRHIYGVLERQFRGYFEKSAKTKGITGEVLLQMLERRLDNVIYKSGFVQSRREARQLLRHGHFIVNGRKVNLPSFLVSDGDVIEIREKSREDVRFKDAIECIGSKIIPTWLEVEKENYRAKIISLPTREEIPLPINEQLIVELYSK; encoded by the coding sequence TTGGCAAGATATACAGGACCAGTCTGCAGATTATGCAGAAGAGATGGAATAAAGCTATTCCTGAAAGGCACACGATGCTTAACTGAGAAATGTGCATTTGACCGGAGGGGATATCCGCCTGGACAGCACGGTCAGTCAGGCAAAGGAGGGAAGCCGACTGATTACTCTATACAGCTCAGGGAGAAACAGAAGGTCAGGCACATATACGGAGTTCTGGAAAGACAGTTCAGGGGATACTTTGAGAAATCTGCAAAGACTAAAGGGATTACCGGAGAAGTCCTCCTTCAGATGCTCGAAAGAAGATTGGATAATGTTATTTATAAATCAGGTTTTGTCCAGTCACGGAGAGAGGCAAGACAATTACTCAGGCATGGACATTTTATCGTGAATGGAAGAAAAGTAAATCTCCCGTCATTTTTAGTTAGTGATGGTGATGTAATAGAAATCCGTGAAAAGAGCAGGGAAGATGTAAGATTTAAAGATGCGATAGAGTGTATAGGAAGTAAGATTATACCAACATGGTTAGAAGTTGAGAAAGAAAATTATAGAGCAAAGATAATCAGTCTGCCGACTAGGGAAGAAATACCTCTGCCTATTAATGAACAACTTATAGTTGAGCTCTATTCTAAGTAA
- the rpsK gene encoding 30S ribosomal protein S11, producing MAKKTQKKKEKKNIQVGVAHVQASFNNTIVTITDMNGNVVVWCSSGSEGFKGSRKSTPFAAQKAAESAAKKGMEHGLRQVDVMVKGPGAGRESAIRALQAAGLKINAIKDVTPIPHNGCRPPKRRRV from the coding sequence ATGGCTAAAAAGACACAAAAAAAGAAAGAGAAAAAGAATATACAGGTAGGCGTTGCCCATGTTCAGGCGTCATTTAATAACACTATTGTGACTATCACTGATATGAACGGGAATGTTGTAGTTTGGTGCAGTTCAGGGTCAGAGGGTTTTAAGGGATCCAGAAAAAGTACCCCATTTGCTGCACAAAAGGCTGCAGAATCAGCGGCAAAGAAGGGTATGGAACACGGACTTCGCCAGGTTGATGTTATGGTAAAAGGGCCAGGGGCAGGAAGGGAATCAGCAATCAGGGCACTTCAGGCGGCTGGTTTAAAGATTAACGCAATAAAAGATGTGACACCAATTCCTCATAATGGCTGCAGGCCGCCAAAGAGAAGAAGGGTGTAG
- the rpsM gene encoding 30S ribosomal protein S13: MARIEGVDLPGNKRAEVGLTYIFGIGRSTAKKILTGTSVDLNTKIKDLTDEELGRIREFIDKVCSVEGDLRRKVSMSIKRLMDIGSYRGSRHRRSLPARGQRTKTNARTRKGPRRAIGSKKK, encoded by the coding sequence TTGGCAAGGATAGAAGGCGTAGATTTACCGGGGAACAAGAGAGCAGAGGTTGGCTTGACTTATATTTTTGGCATAGGCCGCAGTACTGCAAAAAAGATTCTTACAGGTACTAGTGTAGATTTGAATACCAAGATAAAGGATCTTACTGATGAGGAACTCGGCAGGATAAGAGAGTTCATTGACAAGGTCTGTTCGGTTGAAGGTGACCTTCGCCGTAAAGTTTCAATGAGTATTAAGCGTCTTATGGATATAGGAAGTTACAGAGGCTCAAGGCACCGCCGTTCTCTTCCGGCAAGAGGACAGCGTACCAAGACCAATGCAAGAACAAGAAAGGGTCCGAGACGTGCAATAGGATCAAAGAAAAAGTAA
- the rpmJ gene encoding 50S ribosomal protein L36, with amino-acid sequence MKVRSSVKKMCLKCKIIRRRGVLRVLCENTRHKQRQG; translated from the coding sequence ATGAAAGTCAGGTCATCGGTTAAAAAGATGTGTTTAAAGTGTAAGATTATCAGAAGGAGAGGCGTTCTGCGTGTTTTGTGCGAAAACACACGTCATAAACAAAGACAGGGATAG
- the infA gene encoding translation initiation factor IF-1, with amino-acid sequence MGKEEPIEVQGTIIETLPNAMFMVELENGHKVLAHISGKMRMHFIKILPGDKVTIELSPYDLSRGRITYRFK; translated from the coding sequence ATGGGCAAAGAAGAACCGATTGAAGTTCAGGGTACGATAATTGAAACATTGCCCAATGCTATGTTCATGGTGGAACTGGAGAATGGTCATAAAGTGTTGGCACATATATCGGGGAAGATGAGGATGCACTTTATAAAAATATTACCCGGTGACAAGGTGACAATAGAATTATCTCCGTATGATTTATCAAGGGGCAGGATAACGTATAGATTTAAGTAA
- the map gene encoding type I methionyl aminopeptidase — translation MIILKSSREIDKIKVSCRIVAEVLEELKIRVIDGIRTRDIDRIAEELIRKKGGIPAFKGYRGFPSTACISVNEEIVHGIPSGRMIEEGDIVSIDIGVIRDGYYGDAALSVPVGKISEDAEKLLRITEESLYKAIDKAIPGNRVSDISCAVQDYVENAGYSVVREYVGHGIGRSLHEDPPVPNYGERGKGPRLKNGMVLAIEPMVNIGLSDLNVLDNGWTAVTKDKSLSAHFEHTVAIIGDSPLILTML, via the coding sequence ATGATAATACTAAAGTCATCACGGGAAATTGATAAGATAAAGGTATCATGCAGGATAGTTGCAGAAGTACTGGAAGAATTAAAAATAAGGGTAATTGATGGAATAAGAACAAGGGATATAGACCGGATAGCAGAAGAACTTATCAGAAAAAAGGGCGGAATCCCCGCATTTAAAGGATATAGAGGGTTTCCAAGCACAGCCTGCATATCTGTTAATGAAGAGATTGTACATGGGATACCATCCGGAAGGATGATCGAAGAAGGGGATATAGTCAGTATAGATATAGGTGTTATTCGTGATGGATATTATGGTGATGCGGCTCTATCAGTCCCTGTCGGTAAAATCAGCGAAGATGCAGAGAAACTCCTGAGAATTACAGAGGAGTCCTTATATAAGGCAATAGATAAGGCAATACCGGGCAACAGGGTATCCGACATATCCTGTGCTGTACAGGATTATGTTGAGAATGCCGGTTATTCGGTTGTAAGAGAATATGTCGGTCATGGAATCGGAAGGTCATTACATGAAGACCCCCCAGTTCCAAACTACGGTGAACGTGGGAAAGGGCCGAGGCTAAAAAACGGAATGGTACTGGCCATAGAGCCGATGGTGAATATTGGGTTGAGTGACCTGAATGTCCTTGACAATGGGTGGACTGCGGTAACAAAAGATAAAAGTCTTTCTGCCCACTTTGAACATACAGTTGCTATTATAGGGGATAGCCCTTTGATTCTGACTATGTTATAA
- a CDS encoding adenylate kinase codes for MRLILLGAPGAGKGTQANKLTGKFNIPKISTGDMLRDAIKNGTDLGLKARSFMDAGQLVPDEVVIGIVEERLKAKDCSTGWILDGFPRTLQQANALDSMLQRINTPVGHVLNLDVDEGEVVKRLSGRRSCEACQTTFHIFFSPSQKEGVCDNCGGRLIQRNDDKEETIRERLRVYREKTEPLVTYYSEKGLLKKVDASDDIDIVFDNICAAVQ; via the coding sequence ATGAGACTAATTTTGTTGGGTGCCCCGGGAGCCGGAAAAGGGACACAGGCTAATAAACTTACAGGAAAATTTAATATCCCCAAAATATCAACAGGAGATATGCTGAGGGACGCAATTAAGAATGGTACGGATCTTGGTTTGAAGGCCAGATCTTTTATGGACGCCGGTCAGCTCGTTCCTGATGAAGTTGTTATAGGAATTGTAGAAGAGAGATTAAAAGCAAAAGACTGCAGTACAGGGTGGATACTGGATGGTTTTCCAAGGACACTTCAGCAGGCTAATGCACTTGATTCAATGCTGCAGAGAATAAATACTCCAGTCGGGCATGTCTTAAATCTTGATGTAGATGAAGGTGAAGTAGTAAAAAGGCTCAGCGGCAGGAGAAGCTGTGAGGCATGTCAGACTACATTCCATATATTTTTCAGCCCCTCCCAAAAAGAGGGTGTGTGTGATAATTGCGGCGGCAGGCTTATCCAACGGAATGATGATAAAGAAGAGACAATTCGTGAAAGGCTAAGGGTATACAGGGAAAAGACTGAACCACTCGTAACATATTATTCAGAAAAAGGATTACTGAAAAAGGTTGATGCAAGTGATGATATTGACATAGTTTTTGACAATATCTGTGCTGCTGTTCAGTAA
- the secY gene encoding preprotein translocase subunit SecY produces the protein MFDRLITNLQNIFRIPELRNRILFTFGLLAIYRLGAHTPTPGIDGAALSTFLREKGGALMGFFDIFSGGALSKLSIFALGIMPYISASIIFQLLTVVIPSLAALAKEGESGHKKITQYTRYSTVGISLIQSFGIAIGLEGMQNGMFVSSPGWAFRIMTALTLTTGTIFVMWLGEQITERGIGNGISIIIFAGIIVGIPRAFINTFQLFKSGQIGALLLIVIIAMVLLIVAVVVYIESAKRKIPVQYAKRVVGRKVYGGQSTHIPLKLNTSGVIPPIFASSLLAFPATIAGFIAIPWVNAIATQFGPGSFLHTFLYGTLIIFFCYFYTAVVLNPVDIADNMKKYGGFIPGIRPGQRTSDYIYKVMSRITFVGAVYLTAISVFPELLISYTKVPFYLGGTSVLIVIVVAMETAQQIETHMINRNYDGFLKKGKLKGVGA, from the coding sequence TTGTTTGATCGTCTAATCACTAATTTACAGAATATCTTCAGGATTCCGGAGCTAAGAAACAGGATACTCTTTACCTTTGGCCTTCTGGCCATCTACCGTCTTGGTGCTCATACTCCGACTCCAGGTATTGATGGAGCGGCATTAAGCACTTTTCTTAGGGAAAAGGGCGGGGCGTTGATGGGCTTCTTCGATATATTCTCCGGCGGTGCCTTGTCAAAACTATCTATTTTTGCATTGGGTATTATGCCGTACATTTCGGCATCTATTATATTCCAATTGCTTACTGTTGTAATACCAAGTCTTGCGGCCCTTGCAAAAGAAGGAGAGAGCGGTCACAAAAAGATTACACAATATACACGTTACAGCACAGTCGGCATAAGCCTTATTCAGTCATTCGGAATTGCTATTGGGCTTGAAGGTATGCAAAACGGTATGTTTGTTTCATCACCAGGATGGGCATTCCGTATAATGACGGCCTTAACTCTTACAACCGGAACTATATTTGTTATGTGGCTCGGAGAACAGATTACTGAGAGAGGTATAGGTAACGGCATTTCAATTATAATATTTGCCGGTATTATTGTAGGGATTCCCCGGGCATTTATTAATACATTTCAATTATTCAAATCAGGACAAATAGGTGCATTATTACTTATTGTTATAATAGCAATGGTACTCTTAATAGTTGCTGTAGTAGTGTACATAGAAAGTGCAAAGCGAAAAATCCCTGTTCAATATGCAAAGAGAGTGGTGGGTAGAAAAGTTTATGGAGGACAGAGTACACATATACCTCTGAAGCTTAATACATCAGGGGTTATACCCCCGATATTTGCATCATCATTGCTTGCATTTCCTGCAACAATTGCAGGGTTTATAGCGATTCCATGGGTAAATGCAATAGCAACACAGTTCGGCCCCGGGTCTTTTTTGCATACATTTTTATATGGGACATTAATAATATTCTTCTGTTATTTTTATACAGCAGTGGTTTTGAATCCGGTGGATATTGCAGACAACATGAAAAAATACGGCGGGTTTATACCGGGCATCAGGCCTGGACAGAGAACCTCTGATTATATCTACAAGGTGATGTCCCGCATTACTTTTGTTGGGGCAGTTTATCTAACGGCAATATCTGTATTTCCGGAATTATTAATATCATACACAAAGGTACCATTTTATCTGGGTGGAACTTCTGTGTTGATAGTAATTGTAGTAGCAATGGAAACTGCCCAGCAAATAGAGACACACATGATAAACAGAAACTATGACGGTTTCCTGAAAAAGGGAAAGTTAAAAGGTGTAGGGGCCTAA
- the rplO gene encoding 50S ribosomal protein L15, with translation MKLNELRSPKGARKRKKIVGRGPGSGHGKTACKGHKGQLARSGGSTTPGFEGGQMPLQRIIPKRGFTNPFKTVYQVVNLGLIDKHFNTGDVVTPESLKEKGIIKRRSGVKILCDGELQKSLVIKANKFSKSAEEKIKQAGGSLEVI, from the coding sequence ATGAAGCTTAATGAGTTAAGGTCCCCAAAAGGGGCAAGAAAAAGGAAAAAGATAGTCGGCCGTGGACCAGGTTCCGGTCATGGAAAAACAGCTTGTAAAGGTCACAAGGGACAGCTTGCTAGGAGCGGCGGAAGTACCACACCAGGTTTTGAGGGCGGGCAGATGCCTTTACAAAGAATAATTCCTAAGAGAGGGTTTACGAATCCATTCAAGACTGTTTATCAGGTTGTCAATCTTGGACTGATAGATAAACATTTTAATACAGGCGACGTTGTAACCCCTGAGTCATTAAAAGAAAAGGGAATAATAAAGAGAAGGTCAGGAGTAAAGATCCTCTGTGACGGAGAGTTACAAAAGTCTCTGGTCATTAAGGCAAATAAATTCAGCAAAAGTGCTGAAGAAAAGATTAAGCAGGCTGGAGGCTCGTTAGAGGTAATTTGA
- the rpmD gene encoding 50S ribosomal protein L30, whose protein sequence is MMKMIAITQLKSEIGTPEKHRRVVVGLGLRKIGHTVIRQDTPETRGMVHKIRHLVTVKAL, encoded by the coding sequence ATGATGAAAATGATTGCTATAACGCAGTTAAAAAGCGAGATAGGTACTCCTGAGAAACATAGAAGAGTAGTGGTCGGGTTGGGTCTGAGAAAGATTGGACATACAGTTATAAGACAGGATACCCCTGAAACAAGGGGCATGGTACATAAGATAAGACATCTTGTTACAGTTAAGGCACTGTAG
- the rpsE gene encoding 30S ribosomal protein S5 encodes MRKINPDELTLRDKVVYINRVAKVVKGGRRFSFSALVVVGDENGCIGFGKGKAAEVPEAIRKATEHAKKNLIRFPLRSTTIPHEVVGHFGAETIIIKPASSGTGVIAGGPVRAMMEVAGVQNVLCKSLGSGNPFNVVRATVEGLMLLRVPEDVLKAREYKAEEISAEEGA; translated from the coding sequence TTGAGGAAGATTAATCCGGATGAGCTTACATTAAGAGATAAGGTAGTATATATAAACCGGGTGGCTAAGGTGGTTAAGGGCGGCAGAAGGTTTAGTTTCAGTGCGCTTGTTGTTGTCGGAGATGAGAATGGTTGTATCGGCTTCGGCAAAGGAAAGGCCGCAGAAGTGCCGGAGGCAATAAGAAAAGCCACAGAACATGCAAAGAAAAACCTTATCAGATTTCCACTCAGAAGTACAACTATCCCTCATGAAGTTGTAGGACATTTTGGGGCTGAAACAATAATTATAAAACCGGCATCATCCGGTACCGGAGTTATTGCAGGCGGACCGGTGAGGGCTATGATGGAGGTAGCCGGTGTTCAGAATGTATTATGCAAGTCTTTGGGCAGCGGGAACCCGTTTAATGTAGTGCGTGCAACTGTTGAGGGACTGATGTTGCTTCGTGTTCCTGAAGACGTACTTAAAGCCAGGGAATATAAGGCTGAGGAAATATCGGCAGAGGAAGGTGCATGA
- the rplR gene encoding 50S ribosomal protein L18, whose protein sequence is MGKVELRDKRRRRIRKKISGTAERPRFSVFKSNKYIYAQIIDDLNGHTLVSASSLEKDLNAKSVNCEISKQVGGLIAKRALDKGISKVSFDRCGYKYHGNIKSLADGARENGLEF, encoded by the coding sequence TTGGGTAAGGTAGAATTACGAGATAAAAGACGCAGGAGGATCAGAAAAAAGATTAGTGGGACAGCAGAACGTCCACGCTTCAGTGTTTTTAAAAGTAACAAATATATTTACGCACAAATTATTGATGACCTTAACGGGCATACTCTTGTGAGTGCATCATCTCTGGAAAAGGATTTGAATGCAAAGAGTGTAAACTGTGAAATATCCAAACAGGTCGGGGGTCTTATAGCAAAACGGGCTTTAGATAAAGGGATCAGCAAGGTTTCCTTTGATCGTTGCGGTTATAAATACCATGGAAATATAAAGTCATTAGCTGATGGTGCAAGGGAAAACGGGCTTGAGTTTTAA
- the rplF gene encoding 50S ribosomal protein L6 — MSRIGKKIIEFPKGIVDVNIDGNNVTVKGPKGSLQKTFRPEFEIKKEDGTIHVTHSSTNRDAGALHGLTRTLISNMIEGVNKGFEKTLEINGVGYKVQLQGRNLLLNLGFSHQVNYPLPDGVDAVIEKNTVVTLKGIDKEMIGLVASNLRSLREPEPYKGKGIKYKEERIVKKEGKTGK; from the coding sequence ATGTCAAGGATAGGTAAAAAGATAATAGAGTTTCCAAAGGGCATTGTTGATGTAAATATTGATGGGAATAATGTTACCGTTAAAGGGCCAAAGGGGAGTTTACAGAAGACTTTCAGGCCGGAGTTTGAGATTAAAAAAGAGGACGGTACTATCCATGTTACACATTCCAGTACAAATAGAGATGCAGGCGCATTGCATGGACTAACAAGGACACTAATCTCCAATATGATAGAGGGTGTAAACAAAGGATTTGAAAAAACCTTAGAGATAAACGGGGTCGGATACAAGGTTCAGTTGCAGGGCAGAAACCTTTTGCTTAATCTTGGTTTTTCGCATCAGGTAAATTATCCTCTGCCGGATGGTGTTGATGCTGTAATAGAAAAAAATACTGTGGTTACCCTAAAAGGGATTGATAAAGAGATGATAGGCCTTGTTGCATCAAATCTCAGAAGCCTCAGAGAGCCGGAACCATATAAGGGTAAGGGGATTAAGTATAAGGAAGAACGTATTGTAAAGAAGGAAGGTAAGACCGGAAAGTAA